The genome window ATTAAAGAACTCGAGGGCGTGGATGTCCCCGTGGGCGTGATTGACATCGGCATCCACCGGGACGATATCGGCCATCCGGGAGATCCCCGCACGTTCGGCCCCACCGAGATTAATTTTGACATCCAGGACCGGCACTTGGTTCTCGTGGATGATGTATTCTATACGGGAAGAACTATCCGGGCGGCCCTCGACGCCCTCATGGAAATGGGAAGGCCGCGCCGCGTCTGGCTGGCAGTGCTGGTTGATCGCGGCCACCGGGAGCTCCCCTTTCATCCTGACTTTGTGGGGAAAAGTCTTCCCACCTCTCGGGAAGAGCGGATTAA of bacterium contains these proteins:
- the pyrR gene encoding bifunctional pyr operon transcriptional regulator/uracil phosphoribosyltransferase PyrR; translated protein: MTDRDIHLALRRMALEIVEKCGADTLLALVGIRTRGEPIAHRIAGIIKELEGVDVPVGVIDIGIHRDDIGHPGDPRTFGPTEINFDIQDRHLVLVDDVFYTGRTIRAALDALMEMGRPRRVWLAVLVDRGHRELPFHPDFVGKSLPTSREERINVNLEEIDGEDAVALVQTT